One window of the Methylocystis parvus OBBP genome contains the following:
- a CDS encoding cytochrome c oxidase assembly protein has translation MTEPDRPNKKSPRAIAAALVVGSVGMLGLSFASVPLYRAFCAATGFGGTPQIAKANATKQGERRLTVRFDANVARDLPWRFEPEVAKISLRTGETTTVYYKVVNNSDKETSGQAAYNVSPDQAGAFFVKVACFCFDEQRLAPHETAEWPVVFYLDPALEKDEAMRRVEEITLSYSFYPTRTPSKAKTSEAAGQKPKS, from the coding sequence ATGACCGAACCCGATCGTCCGAACAAGAAAAGCCCGCGCGCCATCGCCGCGGCGCTCGTCGTCGGCTCGGTCGGCATGCTCGGCCTCTCCTTCGCATCCGTTCCGCTCTATCGCGCTTTCTGCGCCGCGACCGGCTTTGGCGGCACGCCCCAGATCGCCAAGGCCAACGCCACGAAGCAGGGCGAGCGGCGTCTGACCGTGCGTTTCGACGCCAATGTCGCGCGGGACCTTCCTTGGCGATTCGAGCCCGAGGTCGCGAAAATTTCGCTGCGGACCGGCGAGACGACGACCGTCTATTACAAGGTCGTCAACAATTCCGACAAAGAGACGAGCGGGCAGGCGGCTTACAATGTCAGTCCGGATCAGGCCGGCGCCTTCTTCGTGAAGGTCGCCTGTTTCTGCTTCGACGAGCAGCGCCTCGCGCCGCATGAGACGGCTGAATGGCCGGTGGTTTTTTACCTCGATCCCGCGCTCGAGAAAGACGAGGCGATGCGCAGGGTCGAGGAGATCACGCTTTCCTATTCCTTCTATCCGACCAGGACACCCTCGAAAGCCAAGACGAGCGAGGCGGCCGGACAGAAGCCAAAATCCTGA
- a CDS encoding WecB/TagA/CpsF family glycosyltransferase: MRIKSVETTFVGGSQVARLDLEATAHMMIDLSRAPARSKGPYYLTSVNGEVLARRFFDKSFAEMIDCADSIAADGQPLVVASKIFSQAPLPERVATTDLYPIVARMAQETGASFYLFGASEEVNRATYENTLGVAPRLNIVGRSHGYLKGAALDAKIEEINTLAPDILWLAMGVPLEQQFVRDYAHRLKNVKMIKTSGGLFDFIAGTKKRAPQWMQDTGLEWAFRLSLEPKRLLKRYLTTNPVAAFLLLTQTQ, encoded by the coding sequence GTGCGTATCAAGTCTGTTGAAACGACCTTTGTCGGCGGTTCGCAAGTGGCGCGTCTCGATCTCGAGGCGACGGCGCATATGATGATCGATCTCTCGCGCGCGCCGGCGCGGTCCAAGGGGCCGTACTATCTCACCTCCGTGAATGGCGAAGTTCTGGCGCGGCGTTTCTTCGACAAGTCCTTCGCCGAAATGATCGACTGCGCCGACTCGATCGCCGCCGACGGCCAGCCGCTCGTCGTTGCGTCGAAGATTTTTTCGCAGGCCCCCTTGCCGGAGCGGGTCGCCACAACGGATCTTTACCCGATCGTCGCGCGGATGGCGCAGGAGACAGGCGCAAGCTTCTATCTCTTCGGCGCCAGCGAAGAAGTGAACCGCGCCACCTACGAAAACACGCTCGGCGTCGCGCCGCGCCTCAACATTGTCGGGCGTTCGCATGGCTACCTCAAAGGCGCCGCGCTCGACGCCAAAATCGAGGAAATCAACACGCTCGCGCCCGACATTTTGTGGCTCGCCATGGGCGTCCCGCTGGAGCAGCAATTCGTGCGCGATTACGCGCATCGGCTCAAAAATGTGAAAATGATCAAGACGTCGGGCGGTCTCTTCGACTTCATCGCGGGGACCAAGAAGCGCGCGCCGCAATGGATGCAGGACACTGGCCTCGAATGGGCGTTTCGACTAAGCCTGGAGCCGAAAAGGCTGCTGAAGCGTTATCTGACGACCAATCCGGTCGCGGCGTTTCTCCTGTTGACGCAGACGCAGTAA
- the thrC gene encoding threonine synthase has protein sequence MRYLSTRGEAAQLAFDDVLLAGLATDGGLYAPFAYPHVAPKDIAALAGVPYADAAARLIAPFLTEEASRAALPAQTAAAYTSFRHRAIAPLTQIADNLFVLELFHGPTLAFKDLAMQLLGRMMNDVLEKRNLRATIVGATSGDTGAAAIEAFRGLPRVDVFILYPHGRVSDVQRRQMTTVADENVHTIALQGTFDDAQNILKRLFRNQTFRERVCLAGVNSINWARVVAQMVYYFTSGVALGAPHRHVSFAVPTGNFGDVLAGYIAKHMGLPIERLIVATNANDILARALATGRYEPRGVTQTQSPSMDIQLSSNFERLFFDACARDHAAVRAAFASLDQSGAFEIPAPALSAIRAEFDAMSVGEAETTDEIARSWRDAGYVLDPHTATGVRAARARLAQDPATPVIALSTAHPAKFPEAIERAIGHRPRLPDALAAKLEGPERFTVLENDEARVAAFISERARAAAA, from the coding sequence TTGCGTTATCTCTCGACGCGCGGCGAAGCCGCGCAGCTTGCTTTCGACGACGTCCTGCTGGCCGGTCTTGCGACGGATGGCGGCCTCTACGCGCCTTTCGCCTATCCGCATGTGGCGCCAAAGGACATCGCCGCGCTTGCGGGCGTTCCCTATGCGGACGCCGCCGCGCGCCTCATCGCGCCGTTTCTGACGGAGGAGGCGTCGCGCGCCGCGCTGCCCGCCCAAACGGCGGCGGCCTATACGAGCTTCCGCCATCGCGCCATCGCGCCGCTGACGCAGATTGCAGACAACCTCTTCGTGCTCGAGCTCTTTCACGGCCCGACGCTCGCCTTCAAGGATCTGGCGATGCAGTTGCTCGGCCGCATGATGAATGACGTGCTCGAAAAGCGGAATTTGCGCGCGACCATCGTCGGCGCGACCTCCGGCGACACGGGCGCGGCGGCGATCGAGGCCTTTCGCGGCCTGCCGCGCGTCGACGTCTTCATCCTCTATCCGCATGGCCGCGTCTCCGACGTGCAGCGCAGGCAGATGACGACGGTCGCGGACGAGAATGTCCATACGATCGCGCTTCAAGGCACGTTCGACGATGCGCAGAACATCCTGAAGCGCCTCTTCCGCAATCAAACTTTCCGCGAACGCGTCTGTCTCGCGGGCGTCAATTCCATCAACTGGGCGCGCGTCGTCGCGCAGATGGTCTATTATTTCACGAGCGGCGTCGCGCTCGGGGCGCCGCATCGCCATGTCTCCTTCGCTGTGCCCACAGGCAATTTCGGCGACGTGCTGGCGGGCTATATCGCCAAACATATGGGTCTGCCGATCGAGCGCCTTATCGTCGCGACCAACGCCAACGACATTCTCGCCCGCGCGCTTGCGACCGGACGTTACGAGCCGCGCGGCGTGACCCAGACGCAATCGCCGTCGATGGATATCCAGCTCTCCTCCAATTTCGAGCGTCTTTTCTTCGACGCTTGCGCGCGCGACCACGCCGCCGTGCGCGCGGCCTTCGCGTCGCTCGACCAATCCGGCGCCTTTGAAATTCCGGCGCCGGCGCTTTCCGCGATACGCGCAGAATTCGACGCCATGTCGGTCGGAGAAGCGGAAACGACGGATGAGATCGCGCGGAGCTGGCGCGACGCGGGCTATGTGCTTGATCCGCACACGGCGACGGGCGTGCGCGCCGCGCGGGCGCGTCTCGCGCAAGACCCGGCGACGCCCGTCATTGCGCTGTCGACCGCGCATCCCGCGAAATTCCCCGAGGCGATCGAGCGCGCGATCGGCCATCGTCCGCGCCTGCCGGACGCGCTCGCCGCGAAGCTCGAAGGGCCGGAGCGTTTCACCGTTCTGGAAAATGACGAAGCGCGCGTGGCCGCTTTCATTTCAGAGCGCGCTCGCGCGGCCGCGGCATGA
- a CDS encoding heme o synthase yields MSYLDDAKATQLAPRIPVAAPSDYFRLLKPRVMSLVVLTALAGILLAPVPPHPFIAFTALLAIAVGAGASGALNMWYDADIDAVMTRTATRPIPAGRMEPESALAFGLVLAMLSVFTLGFATNWLAAALLAFTIFFYVVIYTMWLKRSTPQNIVIGGAAGALPPMVGYAAATGDISLASVVLFAIIFIWTPPHFWALAIMKHDDYGRAGVPMMPNVHGPDRTRTEILVYSILLAPLGAAPWLLGFASPVYGVVSAAAGSYLLWLAVQVYRRREGDAARRASLKLFLFSISYLFLLFLIIVGERALHLAGVV; encoded by the coding sequence ATGAGCTATCTCGACGACGCCAAGGCCACGCAACTCGCCCCGCGCATTCCCGTCGCGGCGCCTTCGGATTATTTCCGTTTGTTGAAGCCGCGCGTGATGTCGCTTGTCGTCTTGACGGCGCTTGCCGGCATCCTGCTCGCGCCGGTTCCGCCGCATCCGTTCATCGCGTTCACGGCGCTTCTCGCGATCGCGGTCGGCGCGGGGGCGTCGGGCGCCCTTAATATGTGGTATGACGCCGATATCGACGCCGTCATGACCCGCACCGCGACGCGCCCCATCCCTGCGGGCCGCATGGAGCCGGAATCGGCGCTGGCCTTCGGTCTCGTGCTCGCAATGCTGTCGGTCTTCACCCTCGGCTTCGCCACAAACTGGCTCGCCGCCGCGCTGCTCGCCTTCACCATTTTCTTCTATGTCGTGATCTACACGATGTGGCTGAAGCGCTCGACGCCGCAGAACATCGTCATTGGCGGCGCCGCCGGCGCGCTTCCGCCCATGGTCGGCTACGCGGCCGCAACCGGCGATATCAGCCTCGCGAGCGTCGTTCTCTTCGCCATCATCTTCATCTGGACGCCGCCGCATTTCTGGGCGCTGGCCATCATGAAGCATGACGATTACGGCCGCGCCGGCGTGCCGATGATGCCGAATGTCCACGGCCCGGATCGCACGCGCACGGAAATCCTCGTCTATTCGATCCTGCTGGCGCCGCTGGGCGCAGCCCCCTGGCTTCTGGGCTTCGCATCGCCGGTCTATGGCGTCGTGTCGGCGGCGGCCGGCTCCTATCTGCTCTGGCTCGCCGTGCAGGTCTATCGCCGGCGCGAGGGCGACGCCGCCCGCCGCGCCTCGCTGAAACTGTTCCTTTTCTCGATTTCCTATCTCTTCCTGCTGTTCCTGATCATTGTCGGCGAACGCGCGCTGCATCTCGCCGGCGTCGTCTAA
- a CDS encoding SURF1 family protein, protein MRSGARALLWPAVATALAFALLVSLGAWQVRRLGEKEALIARVEARARAPAQPLPERSQWAATPSADYEFTHVQARGRYLQGRDALIFMKAPEGFGLEPGYMVATPFALSSGGALLVERGFVPASRVEDAAGRAPPSGEVEISGLLRAPQARNMFTPADAPERRIWYTRDPAAVAATLGLAEAAPFALTLEGPSSAGTNGFPRLVATAPEFPNNHLSYAFTWFSLAAALLVIFALFARGRLGRDA, encoded by the coding sequence ATGAGATCCGGCGCGCGGGCGCTGTTGTGGCCGGCGGTCGCGACCGCGCTCGCTTTTGCGTTGCTCGTCAGCCTCGGCGCCTGGCAAGTGCGTCGCCTCGGCGAAAAAGAAGCGCTCATCGCACGGGTCGAGGCGCGCGCGCGCGCGCCGGCGCAGCCGCTCCCCGAACGCAGCCAATGGGCGGCCACGCCGTCCGCCGACTATGAATTCACCCATGTTCAGGCGCGGGGCCGTTATCTCCAGGGGCGCGACGCGCTCATATTCATGAAGGCGCCCGAGGGCTTCGGTCTCGAGCCGGGCTATATGGTCGCGACGCCCTTCGCATTGTCTTCCGGCGGCGCGCTGCTGGTCGAACGCGGCTTCGTTCCGGCTTCCAGGGTGGAGGACGCCGCGGGTCGCGCGCCTCCTTCGGGCGAAGTTGAAATATCCGGTCTCCTGCGCGCGCCGCAGGCGCGCAACATGTTCACGCCCGCCGACGCGCCCGAGCGCCGCATCTGGTACACGCGCGATCCCGCGGCGGTCGCCGCCACTCTCGGCCTCGCTGAGGCCGCCCCCTTCGCTTTGACGCTGGAAGGGCCCTCCAGCGCCGGGACAAACGGCTTTCCGCGCCTGGTCGCGACGGCGCCCGAATTTCCCAACAACCATCTCTCTTACGCCTTCACCTGGTTTTCCCTGGCGGCCGCGCTTCTCGTGATTTTCGCGCTTTTCGCGCGCGGACGCCTGGGCCGCGACGCTTGA
- a CDS encoding DUF983 domain-containing protein — MAEEQIYPPAQVYIDGLLGRCPRCSKGHMIKGLLSVAPKCEVCGLDFSFADTGDGPAIFVMTIAGFIIVGLAWYIEVVHQPPYWVHALIFLPFSALVCIGLLRPTKGLLIALQYFNKAEEGRRES; from the coding sequence ATGGCGGAAGAGCAGATTTATCCTCCGGCGCAGGTCTATATTGACGGTCTTCTGGGGAGATGCCCTCGTTGCAGCAAGGGCCATATGATCAAGGGCCTCTTATCCGTCGCGCCGAAATGCGAGGTTTGCGGCCTGGATTTCTCCTTCGCCGACACGGGCGACGGGCCGGCGATTTTCGTCATGACGATCGCCGGTTTCATCATTGTCGGGCTGGCCTGGTATATCGAGGTCGTCCATCAGCCGCCCTACTGGGTCCACGCGCTCATCTTTCTCCCTTTCTCGGCTTTGGTCTGCATCGGCCTGTTGCGGCCGACCAAGGGGCTGCTGATCGCCCTGCAATATTTCAATAAGGCCGAGGAAGGCCGCCGCGAATCATGA
- a CDS encoding cytochrome c oxidase subunit 3 yields MADGHAKPQHDYHLVDPSPWPITGAFAALFTAIGAIMWMAQHKGSPIFGQTWGGMLFFAGFASILGVMYAWWSDIVREAQIEGHHTPVVQLHHRYGMILFILSEVMFFVAWFWAFFNSSIFPDDIWQVTRTELFQGVWPPKGMEVLSPWKLPLLNTVILLTSGATLTWAHHGLLHDDRDQLKKGLLATIGLGLFFTAVQGYEYAHAPFAFSFDPAHPAATNYGSTFFMATGFHGFHVIVGTIFLIVCLLRAYRGHFTSKQHLGFEFAAWYWHFVDVVWLFLFCCIYVWGNWGGMVE; encoded by the coding sequence ATGGCCGACGGACACGCGAAACCTCAACACGATTATCATCTCGTCGATCCGAGTCCGTGGCCGATCACGGGCGCCTTCGCCGCGCTCTTCACCGCCATTGGCGCGATCATGTGGATGGCGCAGCACAAGGGTTCGCCGATCTTCGGCCAGACCTGGGGCGGCATGCTGTTCTTCGCCGGCTTCGCGTCGATCCTCGGCGTCATGTACGCCTGGTGGAGCGACATCGTGCGCGAGGCGCAGATCGAAGGTCACCACACGCCGGTCGTGCAGCTGCACCACCGCTACGGCATGATCCTCTTCATCCTTTCCGAGGTGATGTTCTTCGTCGCCTGGTTCTGGGCCTTCTTCAACTCGTCCATCTTCCCGGACGACATCTGGCAGGTGACGCGCACGGAGCTCTTCCAGGGCGTGTGGCCGCCCAAGGGCATGGAAGTCCTGAGCCCGTGGAAGCTGCCGCTGCTCAACACCGTCATCCTGCTCACCTCGGGCGCGACGCTCACCTGGGCGCATCACGGCCTGCTGCATGACGACCGCGACCAGCTCAAGAAGGGCCTGCTCGCGACGATCGGCCTCGGCCTCTTCTTCACGGCCGTGCAGGGCTACGAATATGCTCACGCGCCCTTCGCCTTCTCCTTCGATCCGGCGCATCCGGCGGCCACGAATTACGGCTCGACCTTCTTCATGGCGACCGGTTTCCACGGCTTCCACGTCATCGTCGGCACGATCTTCCTGATCGTCTGCCTGCTGCGCGCCTATCGGGGCCACTTCACCTCCAAGCAGCATCTCGGCTTCGAATTCGCGGCCTGGTATTGGCACTTCGTCGACGTGGTCTGGCTGTTCCTGTTCTGCTGCATATATGTGTGGGGCAACTGGGGCGGCATGGTCGAGTAA
- the coxB gene encoding cytochrome c oxidase subunit II, which translates to MSTGNRNYLSGRALAAAVALPVVLFAGFAYAQVEGQPTPGGIGLPATVTEVGRETQAFYNALLLPIITFIALSVLGLLLYVSWRYNEQSNPVPSKLTHHTGLEIVWTLAPILILVAIAIPSFRILAHQVEIPESKLTIKVTGNQWYWSYKYPEDQGGGFGFDQLMKPENELKDGEPRLLAVDNEAYVPVNEVVKLQITANDVIHSFVIPAFGVRMDAVPGRLNETWFKAEKEGVYYGQCSKICGKDHAFMPMAIRVVSRDKYDAWLADSKKKFAAAESPTRLASSEQAR; encoded by the coding sequence CGGCGGCCGTCGCGCTTCCGGTCGTCCTCTTCGCCGGCTTCGCTTATGCGCAGGTCGAGGGTCAGCCGACCCCCGGCGGCATCGGCCTCCCGGCGACCGTCACCGAGGTCGGCCGCGAGACGCAGGCGTTCTACAACGCGCTGCTGCTTCCGATCATCACCTTCATCGCCCTGTCGGTTCTGGGTCTGCTCCTCTATGTCTCCTGGCGCTACAACGAGCAGTCCAATCCGGTTCCCTCGAAGTTGACGCACCATACCGGCCTCGAGATCGTCTGGACGCTGGCGCCGATCCTGATCCTGGTCGCGATCGCCATCCCCTCCTTCCGCATTCTCGCCCATCAGGTCGAGATCCCGGAATCGAAGCTCACCATCAAGGTCACGGGCAATCAGTGGTACTGGTCCTATAAATATCCGGAAGATCAGGGCGGCGGCTTCGGCTTCGATCAGCTCATGAAGCCCGAGAACGAACTCAAGGACGGCGAGCCGCGTCTGCTCGCGGTCGACAACGAGGCCTATGTTCCGGTGAACGAGGTGGTGAAACTTCAGATCACCGCCAATGACGTGATCCACTCTTTCGTCATTCCCGCCTTTGGCGTCCGTATGGACGCCGTGCCGGGTCGCCTGAACGAAACCTGGTTCAAGGCCGAGAAAGAGGGCGTCTATTACGGTCAATGCTCCAAGATCTGCGGCAAGGACCACGCCTTCATGCCGATGGCGATCCGCGTCGTCAGTCGCGACAAATATGACGCTTGGCTGGCCGATTCGAAAAAGAAGTTCGCCGCCGCCGAGTCACCGACGCGCCTCGCCTCGAGCGAGCAGGCTCGCTGA
- the ctaD gene encoding cytochrome c oxidase subunit I: MASSTAGAHDHPTGLRRFLFSTNHKDIGTLYLILAVIGGMVGLLMSIGIRAELMYPGINVFPGLAKLINHADPSMGLDPAKNLYNVFITAHGVLMIFYMVMPALMGGFANWFVPIMIGAPDMAFPRLNNISFWFLAVSLVLLVLSMFVEGAPGMMGFGGGWVFYPPLSSNIGHPGPAMDFVILALHLAGASSILGSINFITTIFNMRAPGMTLHKMPLFAWAMLVTAFLLVLTLPVLAGAITMLLTDRNFGTMFYDPAGGGDPLLFQHLFWFFGHPEVYVLILPAFGLISHIVSTFSKKPVFGYLGMAYAMVAIGFLGCIVWAHHMYTVGLSLNAQRYFVFATMVIAVPTGIKIFSWIATMWGGSISFRAPMVWAIGFIFVFTMGGVTGVVLANASADRQLHETYFVVAHFHYTMSLGAVFAVFAGFYYWFPKMTGYLYNETLSKFHFIVLFIGINLTFFPQHFLGLAGMPRRYIDYPDAFALWNYISSIGAFIGGLSMLIFFYAVIEAFVKKREAGANPWGVGATTLEWTLPSPPPFHQFEVLPRISGPGHQ, encoded by the coding sequence ATGGCGAGTTCGACTGCCGGAGCGCATGACCATCCCACGGGGCTGCGCCGCTTTCTCTTCTCCACGAACCATAAAGACATCGGCACGCTCTACCTGATCCTCGCCGTGATCGGCGGCATGGTCGGCCTGCTGATGTCGATCGGCATCCGCGCCGAGTTGATGTATCCGGGCATCAACGTGTTCCCGGGCCTCGCCAAGCTGATCAACCACGCGGATCCGTCCATGGGGCTCGATCCGGCGAAGAATCTCTACAACGTCTTCATCACCGCGCATGGCGTGCTCATGATCTTCTACATGGTCATGCCGGCGCTGATGGGCGGCTTCGCCAACTGGTTCGTGCCGATCATGATCGGCGCGCCGGACATGGCCTTCCCGCGCCTCAACAACATTTCCTTCTGGTTCCTGGCGGTGTCGCTGGTGCTGCTGGTGCTGTCGATGTTCGTCGAAGGCGCGCCGGGCATGATGGGCTTTGGCGGCGGCTGGGTGTTCTACCCGCCGCTGTCGTCCAATATCGGCCATCCGGGTCCGGCGATGGACTTCGTGATTCTGGCGCTGCATCTCGCCGGCGCCTCGTCGATCCTCGGCTCGATCAACTTCATCACCACGATCTTCAACATGCGCGCCCCGGGGATGACGCTGCACAAGATGCCGCTCTTCGCCTGGGCCATGCTGGTGACGGCCTTCCTGCTGGTGCTGACGCTTCCGGTTCTCGCCGGCGCGATCACCATGCTGCTGACGGACCGCAACTTCGGCACCATGTTCTACGATCCGGCGGGCGGCGGCGATCCGCTGCTGTTCCAGCATCTCTTCTGGTTCTTCGGCCATCCGGAAGTCTATGTGCTGATTCTCCCGGCCTTTGGCCTGATCAGCCATATCGTGTCGACCTTCTCGAAAAAGCCGGTCTTCGGCTATCTCGGCATGGCCTATGCGATGGTCGCCATCGGCTTCCTCGGCTGCATCGTGTGGGCGCACCACATGTATACGGTCGGCCTGTCGCTGAACGCGCAGCGCTACTTCGTCTTCGCCACCATGGTGATCGCGGTGCCGACGGGCATCAAGATCTTCTCCTGGATCGCGACGATGTGGGGCGGCTCGATCTCGTTCCGCGCGCCGATGGTGTGGGCGATCGGCTTCATCTTCGTGTTCACCATGGGCGGCGTCACCGGCGTCGTTCTGGCGAACGCCTCGGCCGACCGTCAGCTCCACGAGACCTATTTCGTCGTGGCGCACTTCCACTACACGATGTCGCTCGGCGCCGTCTTCGCCGTCTTCGCGGGCTTCTACTACTGGTTCCCGAAGATGACCGGCTATCTCTACAACGAGACCCTGTCGAAGTTTCACTTCATCGTGCTGTTCATCGGCATCAACCTCACCTTCTTCCCGCAGCACTTCCTTGGCCTCGCCGGCATGCCGCGCCGCTATATCGACTATCCGGACGCTTTCGCGCTCTGGAACTACATCTCGTCGATCGGCGCGTTTATCGGCGGCCTGTCCATGCTGATCTTCTTCTATGCGGTCATCGAGGCCTTCGTGAAGAAGCGCGAAGCGGGCGCGAACCCTTGGGGCGTCGGCGCCACGACGCTGGAATGGACGCTGCCTTCGCCGCCGCCCTTCCATCAGTTCGAGGTGCTGCCGCGCATCTCCGGCCCCGGCCACCAGTAA
- a CDS encoding GNAT family N-acetyltransferase, with product MALFGVIGRRDMPIRGDGVYLRPSEMRDYVEWSTLRERSRAFLTPWEPIWPVDDLTRASFRYRVRRHAEEMARDEAYSFFVFREEDDLLVGGLSFGHVRRGVSQAATLGYWMGEPYAGKGYMTRAVRAACGYIFEKQGLHRIEAACLPNNEPSRRLLERVGFKQEGYARAYLNINGEWRDHLLFALLESDPVPPGKPCAA from the coding sequence ATGGCTCTCTTTGGCGTCATCGGCCGTCGCGACATGCCTATAAGGGGCGACGGCGTGTATCTGCGTCCCTCCGAGATGCGCGACTATGTGGAATGGTCGACGCTGCGCGAGCGAAGCCGCGCCTTTCTGACGCCCTGGGAGCCGATCTGGCCGGTCGACGACCTCACCCGCGCCAGCTTCCGTTATCGCGTGCGGCGCCATGCCGAGGAAATGGCGCGCGACGAAGCCTATTCCTTTTTCGTCTTCCGCGAAGAGGACGACCTGCTGGTGGGCGGCCTCTCCTTCGGCCATGTTCGTCGCGGCGTCTCGCAGGCGGCGACGCTCGGCTATTGGATGGGCGAGCCCTATGCCGGCAAGGGCTATATGACGCGCGCCGTTCGCGCGGCCTGCGGGTATATTTTCGAGAAACAGGGTCTGCATCGCATCGAGGCCGCCTGCTTGCCGAACAACGAACCCTCGCGGCGCCTGTTGGAGCGCGTCGGCTTCAAGCAGGAAGGCTATGCGCGCGCCTATCTCAACATTAATGGCGAGTGGCGCGACCATTTGCTCTTCGCGCTTCTGGAATCGGACCCGGTTCCGCCAGGCAAGCCCTGCGCCGCCTGA